The segment GAATTTAACGGTTCGATGCGCGCCCGGCACCGGGTTTTCGGGTCGCCGTGAGCAGGCGACGATTTCATGGCCCTGCTGAGGAGCCAGCTTGATGATTTCGCGTCCGACAAATCCGGACGCGCCGGTGAGAGCGATGCGCATCGACGAGGCTAAACGTCCGGTGCCTCCAATCCGGATGCAATCTCAACCTGCCGTCTGCCGCCTAATTATTCGGAAACGTGTGGTGCAACCAGTTGAGCGGGAAACGGCTTCCCGGGCAGTCGGTCGGACGCGGGTTAATTTCGCGATGGCCGAGGACGATGGTGTATTGTCCATCGACCTTACCGACGCGTTGGCGAAGGTACCGGATGAGTTCGTCCAAAGCTTCGTACTGCGCCTGCGTGGGCAGATCACGATTAAAATCGCCCACCAGGCAGATGCCGATCCCGATGTAATTCAGGTAATCGCTGTGGACGTGTCCGCCCGGCAGTTGGCGGGTCCAGCGGTTGCCGATCTCAATCTGGCCGTTGCCGGAGGAACTCCCGTTACCGATCACAAAGTGGTAGGCCAGCCCGTTTGGCATCCGGCGCACGTGCCGGTGGTAATAGTCGAAGATGCGGGCGCTGCCCTGCCGGGTGCCGCTGTTATGCACCACGATGTACTTCCAACGGCCGCGGGCGACCCTGGCGTCGTCGATCGCCCGCCGGATTGCGGCGGTGAGGTAACGCCAGCGGTAATAATCGTATCCGGGTACCGGGGCAAGCTCCTGCCGTGCCTGTCCGCCCGATTTTTCGATGATGATCGGCGCCTGCCCGTTTTTCATTTCCGGGATGGGCTTCGGCTCGTGGACATCCTCCCAGGGACCGAAGAAAAGCCAGCGCCGCCTTCTCTTCGGCGTGGGGGTCGGCACCGGGGTGGGTGTGGGCGTGGGCGTGGTAGGCGACGGGGTCACCGTGGGCGCCGTGGGCGCCGGTTCCTCCGTCATTTCCTCTTCCTCCTCCAGGTCGGGTGCGGAGGCCGGACCGTTCCCGGTCTGGCCGGGCGAGGGCGACGGGCCGGCCGTGCCGTCGGGTCCCGCGGTCGTTTCCGGCTTCGGCACGCCACGCGGCAGCCCCGCCCTGCCGCCGCCCGGGACTGGTGATCTGGTTGCCTCGCTATCTGGCGAACTGCGGAACGGTTTACGGATTGGCCGGGGCGCCGGCGCCGGCGTCGCCTTGGCGCTCGGCGACGGGCTGGGGACCACTTCGATCTGCTGCCGGTTTTTCAAAAACAGGTCTCGAAGCCGCTGGTCATCCTCATCGGTCGATTGGCCCGGTGAACGAATCGCATCCGCACCGAAAAACAGGCCCAGACAAACCAAAAGCAGCCTCACGGCGCCCGGATTACCTGCACTTTGTCGTCCGCAACCCAATCGTTCGTACCCCTATGAACGTGCCGCCGCGTTGAAGTTTGAGGGAAAACTCCAGGCGCACCGGTGTCGAAAAGCAACAGCCATCGGCATTCTCAAATTCTCTGGCGGGCAATGCAGGTATCAGTTACCGTCGCCCTCGTTCGCATACCTCAGCGTCACCCCGAGGGGAAGCGTAAACGGCATTTTTTCGTGGCAAATGAAGAAAATCCTGATTTTCACCGCCGGCTTCGGCGAGGGTCATAATACGGCTGCGAGAAGTATTCGTGATGCGCTTCACCACCTTGCGCCCGCCGAAGCGCAGGTCGAAGTCTTTGACCTGTTCGAGAGTTGCTACGGCAAGCCTTACCATTTTGTCCGCAAAGCTTACATCACCGCCATCAATCGGACGCCGCGGTTTTGGGGTAAGATCTACAACGTGATCGACGGCACGCAGGTCGTTGAATCCAACATGATGGTGCTGTCGCGCATGCGTAAAGCCATGCTGGACCTTTTGGGGCAGCATGAGCCTGACGTCATCATTTCGACTTACCCGATCTACAATTACGTGCTCGATGACCTCTACGAAGAGGGGCACCCCAAGACCTTTTCCCAGATCACCATCATCACCGATTCCATCACGGTGAACTCCGTCTGGTACCGCTGTTCCAGCGATTACTTTCTTGTCGCCAACGAGGATACCGCCGCCGTCCTGCGCGCCGCGGGTTGTCCCGAGGAGCGCATCAAAATCCTCGGGTTTCCCGTGCCCCACCGTTTTGCCGAGATGCGCGATCGCCGATACACGGCTGAAGACGTCGGGCCGCGGAAGGTCCTGTACATGATCAATTCCGGCAAGAAAGAGGCGCCGCAACTGGTGGAACGGCTGAGCCAACGGGACGACATCGTGCTGACCGTAACGGTCGGGCGGGATGCAGCTTTACGCCGTGAAATCGAGGCGCTGATGATGCACTCGGCCCACTCGGTGCAGATCCTGGGGTGGACCACAAAAATGCCCGAACTGCTGACCAGCCACCACGTCATCATCACCAAGGCCGGCGGAGCGACGATCCAGGAAGCCATCGCCGCTCGCACCCCGGTGATCATCAGCCAGGTGGTTCCCGGCCAGGAAGAAGGCAATGCGCGCCTTATCGTTGAAAATGAGTGCGGGATGTTAGCGCCCAGGCCGAACGCCATCGTCGAAGCCCTGGAAACCGCCTTTGCGAACGATGGAGAGGTTCTGCGCCGGTGGGTAGCCAATCTGGGCCGGCTCAGCCACCCGGATGCGTCGCTGCAGATTGCCCGTTTTATTCTCTCCCTGGCTGTGCCGGAGGATGCCATGTCGCCGCGCCGGTTATCCTTTGAGGCGAAATCCGTGCCGGCCAAGCAGTCCATCCTGCTTTGTGACCTCCACACGCACACGACGTTCTCGGATGGCAAGCTGACCGTCGCTGAGTTGGTCGATTTTTACGGGCAGCGCGGCTTTGATGCGCTCTGCATTACCGATCACATCTGTGATTACGCCAAGCTTATCGGGCGCATGACGGGCCTTACCGGGGTGGCGATGACCCTGGACCAGGTCACGCATTATTTTGAGACGATCGAGAAGGAGAAACGCCGGGCCTGGGAGAAATACAACCTGCTCCTGATGACCGGCCTGGAGTTCAATAAGGAGGGCCTGACCCGGAAAAGTTCTGCGCACCTGCTCGGCATCGATCTCAAGCGGCCGATCGATCCCGGCTTAAGCATCGTCCAGACGATCGCCGAGATTCACGCTCAGGGCGCGCTCGCCATTGCGTCGCATCCGCACGAGTTCAAGACCACCTGGGGTAAGAACACCCTCTACCTGTGGGAAAACCTTGAGCAGTATGCGCCGTTGCTCGACGCGTGGGAAGTGGCCAGCCGCGATGACCTTTTCAACCCCGTCGGGTTGCGACGGTTGCCGTTCGTCGCCAACAGCGATTTCCACAAACCGAAACACATCTTCTCCTGGAAAACGGTCCTGTTCTGCGAAAAGGACCCCGAAGCGATCAAGGAATGCATCCGGGTCAATCGCAACGTCGCCATCACCCTTTATCGCAACCACCACACCGGGTTCACCACCCTGCCTATTGAGCAGCGCGCTTCCCGGCTGAATTTCGTGCGGAAACGGATGACGGAACTGGTCTCAACCGGCCGCGAGGTGGCCTAACGGGTAACGGGTAACGGGTAACGATTGGGCTGAGTGCCAGGTGTCAAGCGTGGAATGCAACGCGGTCCTCTCCGTCTGCGCAACTTGTGGACCTCTGGACTGCGTGTTCTGCGGAGAGTTCTGTTTTCCCGCCGTGTGACGTTGTGATCAGGTACGCAGCGCGGGATTTGCGCCCGCAACCCGTTACCCGTTACCCGTTACCCGTTACTCACAGCGCTTCCGAGGTGATCCGCCTGATCTCCTCGGCTTTGGCGTCGAGGTATTTACCGAACGCTTCGCGCTCGCCCGGATCCAGTTCCTCCTCGATCTGTTCGCCTTTAACCTGTAATTCCTGCGCCTGTGCGATGAGCCGGCCGTAATCCGAAAGGTCGGCATCCTTCATCATCCGGATATACGCCGTCTCGAAATTGCGGACGTAAGCGTCATAGACCTGGACATATTCGTTTGCCGCGGCGGAGGCAAAATGGGGTGCCGGGACCGGCGTAGGGCTGCTCGGCGCAGGGCTTGGTCCGGCGGCATTGGCATTGTCCGTAGCCGATGGTTCCGGAGGCTCCGGAGAGGAGGCTGGAGCGGAGACCGAGACTGAGGCTGAGGGCTCGGGCGTGGGCGCCGCGCTGGCCGCGGCCGACGGGTTGGGCGTGGCCGTGGCGATCGCATCCGCAGCAGCGGTCACGGTCACCGCGGGCGTGGCCTTATCGGCGAGGACCGTCGCCGCCGGGGTCGCAGACGTCAGGGGTGATGAGGGGGCGGGATGAACCACGGCGTCGGCCCCAGCCTCCCCGCCGCCGTGCCGCTCGCAAGCGGCAAAGCCGGCCAGAAACGGCAGCGTGCCAATCGCGGCAAACGCTTTAAGGGATGGGAAGATTCTACGCAGGGGGGCGGGGTTGACCGGGGCCGGCCATGGGTGAACCACGCTTTTCTCAACCTTATGCAAACCGATAACCGCTACCGTGAAAGGTCAATTTGATGCAGGACCTGAAAGCCTTCGCCTGCGAGGACCGTCCAGCTGCAATCGAGGTCGTCCACATGCAGCGCCAGGGCAGACCGTCCATGCGGCCGATACAGGATGGGATAACAAACCTGGATGTTAACCTCCGCCATGAGCAACGCCTGGAGCATCCGTTTCAGGTCGACGGCCGTTTCGCGCATTTCCACGACCAGGATTTCGGAAATGCTGTAAGCGATCTCGTGCAGCTCGAACAGGCTCTCGACCATGTCTGGGTCGCTGACAATGAGACGCACCAAAGCCGAATCCGTGGAGTCCTGCGAGTTCAGAGCCAGGACGTGCACGTCATGGTCATTCAACAGTTTTACCAGTTCAAGGAGCGCCCCTACCTTGTTAAGGAGGAAAACTGAGAACTGCTTCACCGTCGGACCCGCAGTCTTCTCTTTAACAGTGGGGACATCCGTAGTCATGAGGCCCGCCAAAAGACGTTATTTATAACAGTAGATCAAGCAAAAGGTGGCCGGCTGAGAATCTTCCTGGGAAATTTTCACATAGTACAAGCCACTTGCTTCCGGGCTGAACCCCGCCGCGGCGCGATTACCTTCTGCATACGGCTCGAACTTTACCGGTTTACCCTGGTCATCAAAAACGGCAACCTTGAGCTTATCCACCTTTTTCGTCGACGCCACTGAAAACCAATAGGCGTTTCCGCTGTAAAGATTAACTGAAATCACCTCCGCGTGGTCTCGGGCGACCTTGCCGAAAAGGTGACCATCCCGGATCTTGAATCCATCATTTTCGAAAGCGCCCGCGAGGTCCAGAACCTCGCTGCGCGCCGCCACCTGGTCGTCGGTCACGGTCTCGGCGCGGCCCGTTGCCAGCCCGGCGAACAAATTTACTGCGCAAGCGCAGACGAGGAGCAGGGGCATGCGTTTCATTGGATGTTCGAGATCTGTTTAGCGATGTTGGCCACCAAGCCGTTCAAGCTGCGCACTTCTTCCGCGCTCGGCACGTGATCGGCCGGAAAACTCACCATCTTTTCGACCGCCTCAAGCTGCTGGCTGACTTTGCCGACGGCTTTGTCGTCCCGCAGCTTGGGATTAACCTGGTCCAGTTTCGACCTGAGATAGGCCACCAGCGCCGGTTGCCGCAGCAGCTTGGCGTCGTCTGCGTTATAATTCTGCAGGAGCAACCCGGTCACCACCTCCGTGCCGCGAATCCAGCCGCCGACACTGACCAGGGTGATCAGATCAGCGTCGCGATTTTGTTCCAACGCTTGTTTCACCTCGTTCTGAGTCGCCGCCAACTCCTCATCCAGTTGAGGCCACGCGCCGTTCTCGGCAAACTGCGTGATGCTCTTGCTGCGGGCCAGCACGCTGTCCGACACACTGAGCTTCTTGGCCAGCGTGAGCACGTCGCGGCCGATATTTTTAACCTGCTGCCCGTCTTTTGCCGCCACGGCGATGAACCCGTCTGCGATGAGTGTTCCGAGGTTCAAGGCCACCTGGGCGCGGCTCGTGGAGTTGAATGACGTGGGGGGACGGTACTGGGAACTCCAGTTTGGTTTGCCGCCTTTATCGATCGCGGCAAACACTTCACCCGGCGTCGGAACCGTCATCACGTCCGTGTAGAGGGCATGTTGGACTTCTTCCGGGGCTAACGCCGGGACAGGGGAGGAGGGTTGCTCGGTTTGAGCCAGCGCGGACGCTGCCAGCAAGCACGGCAGTACACTCGACAAGAGCCGGTTGCACAGATCGGACATACGGGGGGCACTTTAGCAATTGGACCTGGGCTGTCCAGCCTGGGTTGGGGTGGGATTTGTTTCGGCTTGATTTATACAACCAGTTAACTATACTGGCCCGGTGAGACCCGTCAGCGGCGCCAAGCAACGTTTGCTGCATACTGCCCTCGACCTGCTCTGGCAGCGCAGTTATGGCTCCATCAGCGTCGATGACATCTGTTCCCAGGCCGCCGTCAACAAGGGAAGCTTTTATTACGCGTTCAGAACCAAGTCCGAACTGGCCGTGGCGGCCTTCGAGACCCATTGGAACGGGATGCGGCCGGCTATGGACGCCGCCTTCTCGTCCCAGAACGATCCCCTCGTCCGTCTCGACCAGTACTGCGACCTCGTCGTTCGCGACCAGCTCGAGCGCTACCGGGCGCTGGGCAAGATCCTGGGGTGCCCCTTTTGTTCGCTCGGATGCGAATTAAGCACCCAGGATGACGCCGTCCGGGCGAAGACGCGGGAGATTTGCGACCGGATCATACGTTACCTCGTCGCCACGCTGCGGGATGCGATTGCCCAAGGGGTTTTGCCGCCAGGCGTCGAGCCGGACGAACTCGGGCGCGAAATCTTTTGTTACCGGACGGGGGTGTTGGTGCAGGCAAAAATTGAGAACAACCCGGAGGCGTTGAACGATCTTAAACCGGGTTTGTTTCGCCATCTGGGACTGGCGCCCGTGGCTGGGGCGTGAGTTTTCCGGAGGTGAAATCACCCGGGCCAAAATGGTCAACTTAACTAACCGGTTAATAAAACCTCGCTTTGTTCGTCATGCGCGTGAATAGAGTCCCCGCAGATTGGCGGGTGCCGGGTGGAGTTCGGGGTTCGGGGTTCGGGGTTTGGCGTTCGGAGTTCGGAGACGCCCTCGCCGGACGAGTTTCGGTCCGCGCAGAGACCTTCTGCCGCCCTTTCAGGGCTCATCGTCCTTTTACGGTTTCCCAGGGTAAACCCTGGGCTAAGTTCTACTGCCCTTTCGGGGCAAAAGACGGTCTTCAGGCCATCGGTGGGTTTGATTCGCCTCAAGCGTTTCAGTCCCTGGCTAAAGTCGGCTGCCCCTTCGGGGCAAAGGCGGTCAACCGGCCCAAAGCGACCAGGGCGACTCCGAACCCCGAACTCCGGACTCCGAACTCCGAACTCCACCCGCTCCCCATCCCTATGAGTACCAAGAATAACTCGAATCCCGGGGCCCACCCCGGGAACATCAAGGTTCACGTCATCGTCATGCCAAAACGCAGCGTCCTGGATCCGCAGGGCGTTGCGGTGCGCAACGCGGTGCGTGAAGCCGGGGTCTCGGGTCTGCAAGGCGTGCGGGTCGGCAAGTTTCTTGAACTGGAATTCGAGACCGAGCCCGACGCGGCCGGTCTGGATGAAGTCTGCCGCGACCTGTTGTCCAACCCCGTCATCGAGGATTACGTGATCGAACGGTCTGCGGGCCGGCAAATATGATATGAAGATCGCCGTCATCCAGTTTCCCGGCTCCAACTGTGACCAGGACTGCCTTGCGGCCCTCCGGGCGGGCCTCGGGGCATCCGCCGGTTACGTCTGGCATAAGGAAGAGAGCCTGGCCGGTTACGACGCGGTGGTGCTTCCCGGCGGATTTTCCTACGGCGATTACCTGCGCTGCGGGGCGATTGCCCGGTTCTCGCCGATCATGAAGGCCGTGATTGCGGCTGCCCGGGAAGGCATGCCGGTACTCGGCATCTGCAACGGTTTCCAGATTCTGTGCGAAGCGGGTTTGCTTCCCGGGGCCCTGGTCCGCAATCGCGACCTTGCCTTTATCTGCCAGCCCGTCCGCCTGCGGGTGGAAACTTCCGATACCCCGTTTACCCGCCTTACCCGGCCCGGCCGGATTCTGCGGATGCCGGTGGCGCACGGCGAAGGAGCCTTTTTTGCGGACGAACCGGTCCTGGAAAGGCTGCGGGCCGAAGACCGGATTGTGTTTCGGTACGTGGATGCCGCCGGGCGCCCGGTCGCCGAAGCCAACCCGAACGGCAGCGTCGACAACGTGGCCGGGGTTTGTAACCCCGAACGCAACGTGGTCGGCATGATGCCGCACCCGGACCGCGCCTGGGATGAACTCCTCGGCAGCACCGATGGGCGCTTGCTGTTTGGGTCTTTGATTGAAACCTTTGCCGTCCGCTGATTGGATGTCCGCCACGACCATCACTCCCGAACTGGTGCGCAAGCACGGCCTGACCGAAGACGAATACGAGCGCATCAAGCAGATCCTCGGCCGTGAACCTAACTACACCGAGCTCGGCGTGTTCTCGGTGATGTGGAGCGAGCATTGCTCATACAAAAATACGCGCCTGCAGCTTAAAAAATTTCCCACGACCGGTCCGCGCGTCCTCGTGAAGGCCGGGGAAGAAAATGCCGGGGTCATCGACATCGGCGACGGCTGGGCGGTCGCCTTCAAGATGGAGAGCCACAATCACCCGAGTGCGGTCGAGCCTTTCAACGGGGCTGCCACCGGGGTGGGTGGCATCATCCGCGACATTTTCACGATGGGGGCGCGTCCGGTGTTCCTGCTTGACTCGCTCCGGTTCGGAGAGATTGAGGGGGACACCCCGCAGGCGCGGCGCAACCGCCGCCTTTTGCGTGGGGTGGTGAGCGGCATCTCGCATTACGGCAACTGCATTGGCGTGCCGACCATCGGGGGCGAGGTGTATTTCGACGAGGCGTATGAGGGCAATCCGCTCGTAAATGTCTTTTGCGCGGGCGTGCTGCGCCACGACCAGATCGCCCGCGGGGCGGCCCGGGGCATCGGCAACCCGGTCTATTACGTGGGGGCTGAAACGGGCCGGGACGGCTTGGCCGGGGCGGCCTTTGCGTCGCGGGATCTGACGGAAGAATCGAAGGAAGACCGGCCGGCGGTGCAGGTCGGCGACCCGTTCAAGGAAAAGCTGCTGCTGGAAGCGTGCCTGGAATTGCTTGCAAGCGGCGCCGTGGCGGGCATCCAGGACATGGGGGCGGCGGGCCTGACCTGTTCGACTTGTGAGACGGCCAGCCGCGGCGGGACCGGCGTGGAGATCGACCTGGCGCTGGTGCCCAAACGTGAACCGGGCATGACGGCGTACGAGACCCTGTTGAGCGAGTCGCAGGAACGCATGCTGATCATCGTTAACCAGGGACACGAAGAAGCGGTAAGGCGGATTTTTGAAAAGTGGGATCTGCCTTATGCCTTGATCGGCCGGGTCACCGGCGACGGCATGATGCGGGTTCGAACAAAAAGTGAGGTCTGCGTGGAGATTCCTGCAAGCAAACTGGCCGACGACGCCCCGGTCTATGCGCGGGAGGAGCGTCCACCGGTTCCCGAACCCGAGCTCGACCTGCAGACCGTGCCCGCCGCCGACGTGGAAAAAGCCCTGGTCCGCGTGTTGGGGCACCCCACCATCGCATCAAAACGTTGGATTTACCGCCAGTACGATCACACGGTCCGTGCCGGTACGGTGGTTCCGCCGGGGTCGGATGCCGCGGTGTTCTACGTGCGCGAAGCCGGGAAATTCCTGGCCGCCACTTCGGACTGCAACGGGCTGTATTGCCGGCTTGATCCGCGGGAAGGCGCCCGGATCGCGGTGGCGGAAGCGGCCCGCAACCTTGTCTGCTCCGGGGCCACCCCGCTTGCCGTCACCGATAACCTGAATTTCGGCAACCCGTACCGTCCGGAAAACTTCTGGCAACTGCGCGAAGCGGTGGACGGTCTTGCCGAGGCATGCCGCGAATTCGGTTTACCCGTGACCGGCGGCAACGTCAGCCTGTATAACCAGAACCCGGCCGGCGCGATCGACCCGACCCCGACGGTGGGCATGGTCGGTCTGATCGACGATCGGGCCTGGATCACGCGGCAACATTTTCGCCAGGCAGGTGACGTGGTGCTGCTGATCGGCGATCCCGGAACCGAATTAGGCGGGTCACAATACCTGAAGCTGATCCACGGCCGTAAAGCGGGCCGTCCGCCCCGGTTGGATTACCAAAAGGAGAAGGCGTCTCAGGCTGCGGTGCGCCGCCTGATCCGGGCAGGGTGGTTGCAAAGCGCTCACGATTGTTCCGAAGGCGGTTTAGGCGTCGCGCTGGCTGAGGCGTGCTTCTCAACGGAAGCTCGCCTCGGTGCCCGGCTCCGGCTCCAGGCGCCCGGCCTGCGGGATGACCAGGCACTCTTCAACGAGAGCCAGTCGCGCATCGTCGTTTCCGTGGTTCCGGCCCGGGCCGACGAAGCGATCGGACTGGCGGCTGAAGCGGGGGCGCCGGTCCAACGGCTCGGCGAAGTCGGCGGTGACGCGCTTTCCATCTCGGTAAACGACCGCGAGTATCGATGGGACGTGGAAGGGATTTTCGATTCGTGGTATTTTAGCATCGAGCGCCTGATGTCGTCAGGATTTAGCGGATAGAGACGGTCATGACATGGATGTAGATCCTTTCGGCGTGCTGTCGCCCTTACTTGTGCTTTTGTGAATCTCAACCTTTTTCGCCGATCCTGTCGCTTGTGAATTCTTCCTCGAAACCACGCCATGAATGCGGGGTGTTTGCCGTTTACGGCCATCCGAACGCCGCCTCGCTGACCTATTACGGCCTTTTTGCACTGCAGCATCGCGGCCAGGAAAGCGCCGGCATGGTTACCACCGAAGGGTCTCATCACCTGTTCAACATCCATCGCGGCATGGGCCTGGTGTCACAGGTCTTCGGCGAAAAGGACCTGCAGCGCTTGACCGGTACCCGGGCCATCGGGCACGTCCGGTATTCGACGACCGGTTCAAGCACGTTGAAGAACGCGCAACCGCTCGTCGTTGACTGCGGGCGGGGCCAGCTCGCCATCGCGCATAACGGCAACCTGGTAAACGCCGCCATCCTGCGGGATGAACTCGAAGCCCGGGGCTCGATTTTCCAGACTACCGTCGACAGCGAAATCATCCTCCATTTGCTGGCCCGCCCGACCGGGCGGGACAACGTCCTGACGGCCCTGCGGCAGGTGCACGGGGCGTTTTCTCTCGTCCTGCTGAGTGAAGAGGAAATCATCGGCGTCCGTGACCCGTTCGGTTTCCGGCCGCTGGTGCTGGGCAAACTCGACGACGCATTTATCCTCGCGTCGGAAACGTGCGCGCTGGACCTGATCCACGCCGAGTACATTCGCGAGATTGAACCCGGCGAGGTGGTGATCATCAACGATGACGGCATCCGCTCGGAATGGCCGTTCAAGGAGGAACGCAAGGCCTTCTGCATGTTCGAATTCGTCTATTTCGCGCGGCCGGACAGCGTCATCAGCAACCGGAACGTCAGCAAGGCCCGCGTCAACATGGGGCGCGAACTGGCCCGGTTGCATCCCGTTGAGGCCGACATCGTCGTGCCGGTGCCGGACTCGGGCAATTACGCCGCGCTCGGCTTCAGCCAGGAATTAGGCATCCCTTACGAGCACGCCTTTGTGCGGAACCATTATATCGGACGCACGTTTCTGCAGCCGACGCAGCTCATTCGCGACTTCGACGTGCGGGTGAAGCTCAACCTGATCAAGGAATTGGTACGCGACAAACGGGTGGTCGTCGTGGACGATTCCGTCGTGCGCGGCACCACCGCCCGGGCCCGGGTGGTTAATCTGCGGGAGGCCGGGGCAAAAGAAGTGCACCTGCGGATCAGCTGTCCGCCGCACAAGTACCCTTGTTATTACGGGATCGATTTTCCCGACCCGAAAAACCTGCTCGCAAACCAATATTCGATGGAACAGATCCAGGAGTACCTGGGTGTGGATTCAATCGGTTATCTCGAGGTGGATGCGATGGTGCGAGCAACGGGTTTGCCGAAACAGGATTTCTGTTTAGCCTGCTTTAACAACGAATACCCGGTGCCTTTCGACCCGAACGTGGATAAATTCATCATGGAACGACGCCGAACGCGTTCCCGTTTGTTGCCGGATGCGAAAGCCCAACCCGGGTTGTTCGCCCAACTTAAATGAGCAATGCCCCCAAGAGCAAGGCTTACGCCGAATCCGGCGTCGATATCGAGCTGGGAAACCGGGTAAAAAAGGGGCTTCAGGAAAAGGTCCGCACGACCTTTGGCCCGGAAGTGCTGGGCAAGATCGGCGGTTTCGGCGGGCTGTTCCGGGCCGACTTCCGGAACATGCAGGAACCGGTTTTGGTGTCGAGCATCGACGGGGTCGGCACCAAGCTGAAAATCGCGATCAGTCTCGGCAAGCATGAGTCGGTCGCCCAGGACCTGGTCAACCATTGCATTAACGATATCGCCGTCACCGGGGCGCGTCCGCTTTTCTTCCTCGATTACATCGGGGCCGAACGCCTTGAGCCGGCGGTTTTCAACCAACTCATTTCCGGCTTCACCAAAGCCTGCCGCGTCAGCCGGTGCGCGTTGATCGGTGGTGAGACCGCCCAGATGCCCGACATGTATTACGAAGGCGAGTACGATCTGGCCGGTTGCATCGTCGGGATCGTGGACCGGCCCAAAATTCTGGATGGCAGCCGGATCGTGCCTTCCGACGTGCTGGTGGGTTTGCCGTCGAGCGGCCTCCATACCAACGGTTACTCGCTTGCGCGCAGAGTCTTGCTCCACGGCCTGGGCCTGAGCCTGGAGCAGAAGGTGGACGGGTTATCCAAACCGTTAGGCGAGGAGCTGCTCCGGATTCACCGCAATTATCAACCCATCCTCGAATCCGTGCCGTCCGGCGTTATCAAGGGGGCCGCCCACATTACCGGCGGCGGTTTGATCGATAACCTGCCGCGGGTCCTGCCCGCCACCTGCGATGCGCTCATCGATACGGGTTCATGGAAGGTTCCGGCCCTGTTCCGGCTCGTTCAGCGGGCAGGCGATATCAGCACCGAGGAGATGTTCCAGGTTTTCAACATGGGGATCGGTATGGTGTTGGTGGTAAGCAAGCGTCATCAACAGGAGGTAGTCGCCCTGACCAAAGGGAAAGTTATCGGCAGGATTACCCCGGGTTCGGGCAGGGTGTTGCTCAGTTAGGCATGACCCGGAGGTCGTTCGGCGAAGAAATCGTCCACAGATTTACACAGATTAAAGGAAGTGTAAGGAGCCGGGCAATTTGCCTCACAGCCGCGCTCGGGGAATTAACCTTCCGTTCGGAATCACCCTGATCCGCCTTCCGGCCTAACAGGCGAGGACTTTAACGTTTGGGGCGAGTTGGCGTCTCCAGCGCGGATGGCCTGGAGACGGGGATACGGCCCAACGGGCCGGCAGAACTTATACCATTTCGATGATCATCGAGGTAACATTTTGTCTTAGGCCCAACGGGCCGGCAGAACTTAGCCCAGGGTTCCACCCTGGGAACGCCCCCGCCCCACGATCGAGCCCTGAAGGGGCGGCAGAATGCGGACCAGAAGGACTTGACGAATACTAAAATGTTTTGTGTTATTGGTTCGTGTCTCAATCTCTTTCCCGCGTGCTCATTCACCTGATCTTCTCGACTAAGGGTCGTGCTCCCGCCCTGGCCGACGAAGCCGTGCGCTGCGACCTTCACGCCTACCTGGCTGCCACAGCGCGCGACCTGGGCTGCCCGGCTATTCGGGTCGGCGGTGTCGCCGATCACGTCCACGTGGTTT is part of the Verrucomicrobiota bacterium genome and harbors:
- the purL gene encoding phosphoribosylformylglycinamidine synthase subunit PurL, producing the protein MSATTITPELVRKHGLTEDEYERIKQILGREPNYTELGVFSVMWSEHCSYKNTRLQLKKFPTTGPRVLVKAGEENAGVIDIGDGWAVAFKMESHNHPSAVEPFNGAATGVGGIIRDIFTMGARPVFLLDSLRFGEIEGDTPQARRNRRLLRGVVSGISHYGNCIGVPTIGGEVYFDEAYEGNPLVNVFCAGVLRHDQIARGAARGIGNPVYYVGAETGRDGLAGAAFASRDLTEESKEDRPAVQVGDPFKEKLLLEACLELLASGAVAGIQDMGAAGLTCSTCETASRGGTGVEIDLALVPKREPGMTAYETLLSESQERMLIIVNQGHEEAVRRIFEKWDLPYALIGRVTGDGMMRVRTKSEVCVEIPASKLADDAPVYAREERPPVPEPELDLQTVPAADVEKALVRVLGHPTIASKRWIYRQYDHTVRAGTVVPPGSDAAVFYVREAGKFLAATSDCNGLYCRLDPREGARIAVAEAARNLVCSGATPLAVTDNLNFGNPYRPENFWQLREAVDGLAEACREFGLPVTGGNVSLYNQNPAGAIDPTPTVGMVGLIDDRAWITRQHFRQAGDVVLLIGDPGTELGGSQYLKLIHGRKAGRPPRLDYQKEKASQAAVRRLIRAGWLQSAHDCSEGGLGVALAEACFSTEARLGARLRLQAPGLRDDQALFNESQSRIVVSVVPARADEAIGLAAEAGAPVQRLGEVGGDALSISVNDREYRWDVEGIFDSWYFSIERLMSSGFSG
- a CDS encoding amidophosphoribosyltransferase, with translation MSLVNSSSKPRHECGVFAVYGHPNAASLTYYGLFALQHRGQESAGMVTTEGSHHLFNIHRGMGLVSQVFGEKDLQRLTGTRAIGHVRYSTTGSSTLKNAQPLVVDCGRGQLAIAHNGNLVNAAILRDELEARGSIFQTTVDSEIILHLLARPTGRDNVLTALRQVHGAFSLVLLSEEEIIGVRDPFGFRPLVLGKLDDAFILASETCALDLIHAEYIREIEPGEVVIINDDGIRSEWPFKEERKAFCMFEFVYFARPDSVISNRNVSKARVNMGRELARLHPVEADIVVPVPDSGNYAALGFSQELGIPYEHAFVRNHYIGRTFLQPTQLIRDFDVRVKLNLIKELVRDKRVVVVDDSVVRGTTARARVVNLREAGAKEVHLRISCPPHKYPCYYGIDFPDPKNLLANQYSMEQIQEYLGVDSIGYLEVDAMVRATGLPKQDFCLACFNNEYPVPFDPNVDKFIMERRRTRSRLLPDAKAQPGLFAQLK
- a CDS encoding phosphoribosylformylglycinamidine cyclo-ligase, whose protein sequence is MSNAPKSKAYAESGVDIELGNRVKKGLQEKVRTTFGPEVLGKIGGFGGLFRADFRNMQEPVLVSSIDGVGTKLKIAISLGKHESVAQDLVNHCINDIAVTGARPLFFLDYIGAERLEPAVFNQLISGFTKACRVSRCALIGGETAQMPDMYYEGEYDLAGCIVGIVDRPKILDGSRIVPSDVLVGLPSSGLHTNGYSLARRVLLHGLGLSLEQKVDGLSKPLGEELLRIHRNYQPILESVPSGVIKGAAHITGGGLIDNLPRVLPATCDALIDTGSWKVPALFRLVQRAGDISTEEMFQVFNMGIGMVLVVSKRHQQEVVALTKGKVIGRITPGSGRVLLS